One stretch of Verrucomicrobiia bacterium DNA includes these proteins:
- a CDS encoding DUF1549 domain-containing protein: MRVSVHQVLTVWLAAIALVASAQSAEKKADKNQPVSYYKQIRPIFQAQCQGCHQPAKPKGGYVMTDYVKLLAGGDSEGKAIVPKNLAESSLIKQITPKDGKAEMPKGAKPLHEVEIELISKWIAEGAIDDTPENAKARYDMDNPPVYTRSPVVTALDFSADGQYLAVAGFHEVLLHKADGSGLVARLVGLSERIEAVRFSPDGKKLAVTGGLPGRMGEVQVWDVAKRKLDISVPVTFDTVYGAAWSPDGKLISFGCTDKSVRAIEAATGKQVLFQGSHDDWIEDTVFSLKGDHVISVGRDRTAKLTELATQRFIDNITSITPGALRGGISAVARHPSKDEILVGGVDGVPQIFRVFRETKRVIGDNSNLIRKFPAMEGRIFAVDYNSDGKRIVAASSMDGAGEVNVYASDIDGTLSNDLKTIFEKVASTRSAEENKKVEEFQTKDVKLIASTKLTGGVYAVAFSPNDKIIAASGADGEIHLLDSQTLSPVKAFAPAPIEEAKLASARKSKSKKEPDYILDVTPVVSKMGCNMGTCHGAKDGKNGFKLSLRGYDPVFDLRAFADDLASRRVNLASPDDSLILLKATGAVPHEGGQRTKQGDKYYQILRDWIAAGAKVNFDSPKVTRIEVTPKNPVVNKVGDTEKMKVIAFYADGSKRDVSNEAFIESGNVDIIKADEKGIVTTLRRGEAPVLARYEGAYAATTITVMGDRSGFKWKNQPGFSEVDELVEAKWKRMKILPSDLCTDDEFVRRVHLDLTGLPPTVEDVRKFLADTRDTQVKREELVDQLISSEAFIEHWSNKWADLLQVNSKFLGAEGAKGFREWIRKEVAANTPYDQFVHKILTASGSNKDNPPAAYYKILRTPEDTMENTTHLFLATRFNCNKCHDHPFERWTQDQYYQMSAYFAQVDLKMDPASGDKRIGGTAVEGAKPLYEIVSDKKEGEVKHDRTGKPTPPQFPYTATTTTKADATRREQLAAWITAKDNRYFAMSYVNRMWGYLTGTGIIEPIDDIRAGNPPTNPELLDYLTKEFIAKNFDTQYLMRTICKSRTYQLSVSSHKWNNDDTINYSHAKARRLPAEVLFDSIYLVTGSQSKFPGVAPGTRAAALMDSSVSTSDGFLANLGKPTRESSCECERSTDLQLGPIMALVSGPTVGNAVSDPQNAIAKLVEAEKDNHKVVNELFMRILNRPATEKETVKADQAFQVVEPQHKQLVAELAAYEVDLKPLTAKREQDRIKAIADAKTELEAYKKEIAPREAEADQKQKELIAKREQELKDHETKLAEKQAEWEKNPKAETAWTALKAKTLKASVNGIKLNQQDDLTILSTGNDGKGNYTITAETDLVGITGFKIEALVDAKLPKNGPGRSPDGNFVLTEFEVKAATKPKPAESKPVVLEKAVADFNQPSYNITTAIDGKRPAQNNGWAVAGQQGQNHMATFEVKEALGSAGGTILTFVLDQQYTSGQHNLGKFRLSATTSKKPIGFGVSEDVQKILEIVTDQRTEEQKKKLTTYYRSIDAEFQKRTAALAEAKKPRAIDPKLKDLQDVLARAEQPLLIDPKLADLQRAVELSTKQVQQLRLVAAQDIAWALINNPAFLFNR; encoded by the coding sequence ATGCGTGTTTCGGTTCATCAAGTTTTGACGGTTTGGCTGGCGGCGATCGCCTTGGTAGCAAGTGCCCAGTCAGCAGAAAAGAAAGCCGATAAGAACCAGCCAGTCAGTTACTACAAACAGATCCGTCCTATCTTCCAGGCACAGTGCCAAGGATGTCACCAACCCGCCAAACCCAAGGGCGGTTATGTGATGACGGATTACGTGAAGCTGCTTGCCGGTGGCGATAGCGAAGGAAAGGCCATCGTGCCGAAGAACCTGGCAGAGAGCTCCCTGATCAAACAGATCACTCCCAAAGACGGCAAGGCAGAGATGCCCAAAGGCGCGAAGCCCTTGCATGAGGTGGAGATCGAACTCATCTCCAAGTGGATCGCAGAAGGCGCGATCGATGACACTCCAGAGAACGCCAAGGCACGTTATGACATGGATAATCCTCCGGTTTACACGCGTTCACCGGTGGTGACGGCACTGGATTTTTCTGCGGATGGACAATACCTCGCAGTCGCTGGCTTCCATGAAGTGCTCCTGCACAAGGCGGATGGTTCCGGCTTGGTCGCCCGTTTGGTGGGCTTGTCCGAGCGCATTGAAGCCGTTCGTTTCTCACCCGATGGCAAAAAGCTCGCCGTGACCGGTGGTCTGCCAGGACGTATGGGTGAAGTGCAAGTCTGGGACGTAGCGAAGCGCAAACTGGATATCTCTGTACCAGTTACCTTTGACACCGTGTATGGCGCGGCGTGGTCGCCGGATGGCAAGTTGATCTCCTTCGGTTGCACGGATAAATCGGTGCGTGCGATCGAAGCCGCGACGGGCAAGCAAGTGCTCTTTCAAGGTTCGCACGATGATTGGATCGAGGATACTGTGTTCTCGCTCAAGGGCGATCATGTGATCTCTGTGGGGCGCGATCGCACGGCCAAGCTGACGGAATTGGCCACGCAACGATTCATCGATAACATCACCTCGATCACCCCTGGCGCCTTACGCGGTGGTATCTCCGCAGTCGCGCGGCATCCATCGAAGGATGAGATCCTCGTTGGTGGTGTGGATGGTGTGCCTCAGATCTTCCGCGTGTTCCGCGAAACAAAACGTGTCATCGGTGATAACTCGAACCTCATCCGCAAGTTCCCGGCGATGGAAGGCCGCATCTTCGCGGTGGATTATAACAGCGATGGCAAACGCATCGTGGCTGCGAGCAGCATGGATGGAGCAGGGGAAGTGAATGTGTATGCCTCCGATATCGACGGCACGCTGTCGAATGATCTGAAGACCATCTTTGAGAAAGTCGCCAGCACACGCTCGGCCGAAGAGAACAAGAAGGTGGAAGAATTTCAGACCAAGGACGTGAAACTTATCGCCAGCACGAAGCTGACGGGTGGTGTCTATGCGGTGGCGTTCAGCCCGAATGACAAGATCATCGCCGCTTCTGGTGCGGATGGAGAGATACACTTGCTCGATAGCCAGACGCTCTCTCCGGTGAAGGCGTTTGCTCCCGCACCGATTGAAGAAGCCAAGCTGGCCTCTGCTCGCAAGAGCAAGTCCAAGAAAGAGCCGGATTACATCCTCGATGTGACCCCGGTGGTTTCCAAGATGGGTTGCAATATGGGCACCTGCCATGGTGCGAAGGATGGTAAGAACGGCTTCAAGCTCTCTCTACGTGGTTATGATCCGGTCTTCGATCTGCGCGCTTTTGCAGATGATTTGGCTTCACGCCGTGTGAATCTCGCTTCGCCCGATGACAGCTTGATTCTGCTCAAGGCCACTGGTGCGGTGCCGCATGAAGGCGGTCAACGCACCAAGCAAGGTGACAAGTATTATCAAATTCTCCGCGACTGGATCGCTGCCGGTGCGAAAGTGAATTTCGACAGCCCCAAGGTGACGCGTATCGAAGTGACGCCGAAGAACCCCGTGGTGAACAAGGTGGGCGATACCGAAAAGATGAAGGTCATCGCCTTTTACGCTGACGGTTCGAAGCGTGATGTGAGCAACGAGGCGTTCATTGAGAGCGGCAATGTGGACATCATCAAGGCGGACGAGAAGGGCATCGTGACGACCTTGCGCCGCGGTGAAGCTCCCGTGCTGGCCCGCTATGAAGGTGCTTACGCCGCCACAACGATCACGGTGATGGGTGATCGTTCCGGCTTCAAATGGAAGAACCAACCGGGATTCAGTGAGGTGGATGAACTGGTGGAAGCCAAGTGGAAGCGGATGAAAATCCTGCCTTCCGACCTGTGCACCGATGATGAATTCGTCCGCCGCGTCCATCTCGACCTGACGGGTTTGCCTCCGACGGTTGAAGATGTACGCAAATTCCTCGCCGACACGCGTGATACTCAAGTGAAGCGCGAAGAGCTGGTGGACCAGCTCATCAGCAGCGAGGCATTCATCGAGCATTGGTCGAACAAGTGGGCAGACCTGTTGCAGGTGAACAGCAAGTTCCTCGGTGCCGAAGGTGCGAAAGGTTTCCGCGAATGGATCCGCAAGGAGGTCGCTGCGAACACGCCTTACGACCAGTTCGTGCACAAGATTCTGACGGCCAGCGGGTCGAACAAGGACAACCCGCCTGCCGCTTATTACAAGATTCTCCGCACGCCGGAGGATACGATGGAGAACACCACGCATCTCTTCCTTGCCACGCGCTTCAACTGTAACAAGTGCCATGACCATCCCTTCGAACGCTGGACGCAAGATCAGTATTACCAGATGTCCGCTTATTTCGCACAAGTGGACCTGAAGATGGATCCGGCCTCAGGCGATAAACGCATCGGCGGCACGGCGGTGGAAGGTGCCAAACCGCTCTACGAGATAGTCTCTGATAAAAAAGAAGGCGAAGTAAAACACGATCGTACTGGCAAGCCCACGCCGCCGCAGTTTCCTTACACCGCAACAACGACGACCAAAGCGGATGCCACCCGCCGTGAGCAACTGGCTGCGTGGATCACCGCGAAGGACAATCGCTACTTTGCGATGAGCTATGTGAACCGTATGTGGGGTTATCTGACGGGCACAGGTATCATCGAGCCGATTGATGACATTCGCGCGGGCAATCCGCCGACGAACCCAGAATTGCTCGATTATCTGACCAAAGAATTCATCGCGAAGAATTTTGATACGCAATACCTGATGCGCACCATCTGCAAGAGCCGCACGTATCAGCTCTCCGTGAGTTCGCACAAGTGGAACAACGATGACACGATCAATTACTCCCATGCCAAGGCGCGTCGTCTGCCGGCGGAAGTGCTATTCGACAGCATTTATCTGGTGACCGGTTCGCAATCCAAGTTCCCGGGAGTGGCTCCCGGCACGCGTGCCGCAGCTTTGATGGATTCATCCGTCAGCACGTCAGATGGTTTCCTTGCTAACCTCGGCAAGCCGACGCGTGAAAGCTCCTGCGAATGCGAACGCTCCACTGATCTGCAACTCGGCCCGATCATGGCCTTGGTCAGCGGTCCTACCGTGGGCAACGCCGTGAGCGATCCGCAGAACGCCATCGCCAAGCTGGTGGAAGCAGAGAAGGACAATCACAAGGTAGTAAACGAATTGTTCATGCGCATCCTGAACCGTCCCGCCACGGAGAAGGAAACGGTCAAGGCTGACCAGGCCTTCCAAGTGGTGGAGCCGCAACACAAGCAACTCGTGGCGGAACTGGCCGCGTATGAAGTGGATTTGAAACCTCTCACGGCTAAGCGGGAGCAAGATCGCATCAAAGCCATCGCCGATGCCAAGACGGAACTGGAAGCATACAAGAAAGAGATTGCTCCGCGCGAAGCCGAAGCGGACCAGAAACAGAAAGAGCTTATCGCGAAGCGTGAACAGGAACTGAAAGACCACGAAACCAAGCTCGCTGAGAAACAGGCCGAATGGGAAAAGAATCCAAAGGCGGAGACAGCTTGGACGGCATTGAAGGCCAAGACGCTGAAGGCGTCCGTCAATGGTATCAAACTCAACCAGCAGGATGATCTGACCATTCTCTCCACCGGCAACGATGGCAAAGGTAATTACACCATTACCGCCGAGACAGATTTGGTCGGCATCACTGGTTTCAAGATCGAAGCCTTGGTGGATGCGAAACTGCCGAAGAATGGTCCGGGCCGTTCACCCGATGGCAACTTCGTACTGACGGAATTCGAAGTGAAAGCAGCGACCAAACCGAAACCTGCGGAGAGTAAGCCAGTAGTCTTGGAGAAGGCCGTCGCTGATTTCAACCAACCAAGCTACAACATCACAACGGCCATCGATGGCAAACGTCCCGCGCAGAACAACGGCTGGGCCGTCGCCGGTCAGCAGGGACAGAACCACATGGCGACCTTCGAGGTGAAGGAAGCTTTGGGTAGCGCGGGTGGAACGATTCTGACGTTCGTTCTCGATCAGCAATACACCAGCGGTCAGCACAATCTCGGCAAATTCCGCCTCTCGGCCACGACATCAAAGAAACCCATCGGCTTCGGTGTGTCGGAAGATGTTCAGAAAATTCTCGAGATCGTGACCGATCAACGCACGGAAGAGCAGAAGAAGAAGCTGACGACTTACTATCGCAGCATCGATGCGGAATTCCAGAAGCGCACGGCAGCTCTCGCGGAAGCGAAGAAGCCTCGGGCGATTGATCCGAAACTGAAGGATTTGCAAGACGTGCTGGCGCGCGCCGAGCAACCGCTGCTAATCGATCCGAAGTTGGCCGATCTGCAACGCGCTGTGGAATTGAGCACCAAGCAGGTGCAACAATTGCGATTGGTAGCCGCGCAAGACATCGCGTGGGCATTGATCAATAACCCGGCATTTTTGTTCAACCGATAG
- a CDS encoding DUF1501 domain-containing protein gives MIRIPGGTNGDLCDANMKMSRRDLLRIGGSGILGLSLGSMLSLQAKASTGNQGGPGWGKAKSIIMVYLQGGPSHLDLWDPKENVPDNVRSIFKPISTKIPGTMFTELLPQLAKVNDKMTMMRSLSYTPNGLFNHTAAIYQMMTGYTTDKVSPSGQLEPPNAKDYPNFGSNIIRLKPPTEPMLPFVMLPRPLQESNVVGKAGTAGFLGKAFDPYTLYPDGDDLDMSKMEKVRVEDLKMQPDVFSLRLERRASLREAFSDAMPEIEKAVENYQLDEYYSRALSLVISGRARNAFDLGQEPAKVRDRYGRNTFGQSCLLARRLVEAGTRVVEVIWPKVANSDNHSWDVHNGLPDRMKRQSAPMLDTGLSALMEDLDQRGLLAETMVVAVGEFGRSPVKGVSTSGNGNSADGRDHWPYCYTGCIAGAGIKRGYVHGKSDKTGSAPTEDPVHPSELLATIYHAFGIDPETIVYNHLNQPRELVKAKAVGKLFA, from the coding sequence ATGATCCGCATACCTGGTGGCACTAACGGTGACTTGTGCGACGCGAATATGAAGATGAGCCGGCGCGATCTCTTGCGCATCGGCGGCTCCGGCATCCTCGGCCTGTCGCTCGGCTCCATGCTCTCACTGCAAGCGAAGGCCAGCACCGGCAATCAAGGCGGGCCCGGTTGGGGCAAGGCCAAGAGCATCATCATGGTGTATCTGCAGGGCGGCCCGAGCCATCTCGACCTGTGGGACCCGAAGGAAAATGTGCCGGATAATGTGCGGTCCATCTTCAAGCCCATCTCCACGAAGATCCCTGGCACGATGTTCACCGAACTCCTGCCGCAACTGGCGAAGGTGAACGACAAGATGACGATGATGCGTTCGCTGAGCTACACGCCGAACGGCCTCTTCAATCACACTGCCGCCATCTATCAGATGATGACCGGTTACACGACGGACAAGGTGAGCCCTTCCGGCCAGCTTGAGCCGCCGAATGCGAAGGATTATCCGAACTTCGGCTCGAACATCATCCGCCTCAAGCCGCCTACGGAACCGATGCTGCCCTTCGTGATGCTCCCGCGCCCCTTGCAAGAGAGTAACGTAGTAGGTAAAGCGGGCACGGCAGGATTTCTCGGCAAAGCATTTGATCCTTACACGCTGTATCCAGACGGTGACGATCTGGACATGAGCAAGATGGAGAAGGTGCGCGTGGAAGACCTGAAGATGCAGCCGGACGTGTTCTCGTTGCGACTCGAACGCCGTGCTAGTCTCCGTGAAGCCTTCAGCGATGCTATGCCGGAGATCGAGAAGGCAGTGGAGAACTACCAACTCGATGAATATTACAGCCGTGCTCTCAGCCTTGTGATCTCCGGTCGTGCGCGCAATGCGTTTGATCTCGGTCAAGAGCCCGCGAAGGTGCGTGACCGTTATGGCCGCAATACCTTCGGTCAAAGCTGCTTGCTGGCACGCCGCTTGGTGGAAGCGGGCACACGCGTGGTGGAAGTTATCTGGCCTAAGGTGGCGAACTCGGACAATCACTCTTGGGACGTGCACAACGGCCTGCCAGACCGCATGAAACGACAGTCCGCTCCGATGCTGGATACCGGTCTCTCCGCCTTGATGGAAGACCTCGATCAACGTGGTCTGCTGGCGGAAACGATGGTTGTCGCCGTGGGCGAGTTCGGTCGCAGTCCGGTGAAGGGTGTGAGCACCTCCGGTAATGGCAACAGTGCCGATGGCCGCGATCACTGGCCATATTGCTACACGGGCTGCATCGCTGGTGCTGGCATCAAGCGCGGCTATGTGCACGGCAAATCGGACAAGACCGGTTCCGCCCCGACGGAAGACCCGGTGCATCCGAGCGAATTGCTGGCGACGATCTATCACGCCTTCGGTATCGACCCGGAGACGATCGTTTACAACCACCTCAATCAACCGCGCGAACTCGTGAAGGCGAAAGCGGTGGGCAAACTGTTCGCTTAA
- a CDS encoding type II toxin-antitoxin system VapB family antitoxin, which yields MKMTMHIDDQLLTRVMKAFGTDSKTRAVDLALREIDRRSRLVKLASAGLGLAADELKDAINPAYDLDEMRKRETPVSYGRKSRSR from the coding sequence ATGAAGATGACCATGCATATTGATGATCAGTTGCTGACCCGGGTCATGAAAGCGTTTGGGACCGATAGTAAAACACGGGCGGTAGACTTGGCTCTGAGAGAGATCGACCGGCGCTCCCGTTTGGTGAAGCTGGCTTCAGCCGGATTGGGCTTGGCTGCGGATGAATTGAAGGATGCGATCAATCCTGCCTATGACCTCGACGAGATGAGAAAGCGTGAAACCCCTGTAAGCTATGGCCGCAAATCCCGTTCTCGTTGA
- a CDS encoding PIN domain-containing protein: MAANPVLVDSSYYIKLLRAKRDPLKELAPLAADRDLAVCGIIRCEVGRALLHPNTLKKFQSFWDVMVNVPTDNALWQEAEDLLWSLDRKGVLLPVTDVVIACCAKRINAVVLTHDNHFKSIPGLRSVDQIDL; this comes from the coding sequence ATGGCCGCAAATCCCGTTCTCGTTGACAGTAGTTACTATATCAAACTGTTACGGGCGAAGCGTGACCCGCTCAAAGAACTCGCTCCTCTGGCAGCGGACCGGGATCTGGCGGTATGCGGGATCATCCGTTGCGAAGTAGGTCGGGCACTGCTGCACCCAAATACGCTCAAGAAGTTCCAGAGTTTTTGGGATGTGATGGTGAATGTGCCCACGGACAATGCGCTGTGGCAGGAAGCCGAAGACCTGCTTTGGTCCTTGGATCGGAAGGGCGTGTTGCTGCCGGTGACAGATGTGGTCATCGCCTGCTGTGCCAAGCGCATTAATGCAGTGGTGCTGACGCATGACAATCATTTCAAGTCCATTCCTGGTTTGCGCTCGGTTGACCAGATTGATCTGTAA
- a CDS encoding sialidase family protein has product MKAFARIFSALALTAGLFTFNASAAEPLLEKVDIFEAGKDGYALYRIPGMVVTKKGTVLAYCEARRTGKSDWDTIDIVMRRSTDGGKTWDAMRKIADVPGPKTKNPVALAQKLGNTNDVTYNNATAIVDKDGSVHFVFCLEYCWAFYMNSKDEGVTWSAPIEITSAFDKFRPEYDWKVLAAGPAHGIQLKNGRLVVPVWLSTGEGGHAHRPSAVSVVYSDDKGKTWHRGDMVVAHPELKNPSETIVVELADGRTMLNIRSESKEHRRAVSFSKDGATKWSKVQFEEALLEPVCMASIIRVSDEKTGGKNRLAFANPDNLTRKDGKEKPEMSRDRINLAVKLSYDEGKTWAVNKRLEEGFSGYSDLAMAKDGTILCFYERGSTDEKSSTKTGRLTVARFNLEWLSDGKDTFKGKK; this is encoded by the coding sequence ATGAAAGCATTTGCCCGCATCTTTTCTGCTCTGGCTCTCACAGCCGGTCTTTTCACATTTAACGCATCGGCGGCTGAGCCATTGTTGGAGAAGGTGGATATCTTCGAAGCAGGGAAGGATGGCTATGCTCTCTATCGTATCCCGGGCATGGTGGTGACAAAGAAGGGAACGGTGCTCGCCTACTGTGAAGCGCGTCGCACAGGCAAGAGTGACTGGGATACCATCGACATCGTGATGCGCCGGAGCACCGATGGCGGCAAAACGTGGGACGCCATGCGGAAGATTGCCGATGTTCCCGGACCGAAAACCAAGAACCCCGTGGCACTCGCGCAAAAGCTGGGGAACACGAACGATGTGACCTATAACAACGCGACGGCCATCGTGGACAAGGACGGCTCCGTTCATTTCGTTTTTTGCCTGGAGTATTGCTGGGCATTCTACATGAACAGCAAGGATGAAGGCGTTACTTGGTCTGCACCTATCGAGATCACGTCAGCCTTTGACAAGTTCCGTCCTGAGTATGACTGGAAAGTGCTGGCGGCGGGACCAGCCCATGGCATCCAGTTGAAAAACGGTCGTTTGGTCGTGCCGGTTTGGTTATCCACGGGTGAGGGTGGTCATGCTCATCGGCCCTCGGCAGTTTCGGTGGTCTATAGTGATGACAAAGGCAAAACCTGGCATCGCGGAGACATGGTGGTGGCGCATCCGGAATTGAAGAATCCTAGTGAGACTATCGTGGTCGAGCTGGCCGATGGACGGACAATGCTGAACATTCGCAGCGAATCGAAAGAACATCGCCGTGCGGTATCCTTCAGCAAGGATGGGGCGACCAAATGGAGCAAAGTTCAGTTCGAGGAGGCTTTGCTGGAGCCCGTTTGCATGGCCAGCATCATCCGGGTTTCTGATGAAAAGACGGGCGGCAAAAACCGTTTAGCGTTTGCAAACCCGGATAATTTGACCCGGAAAGACGGCAAAGAGAAACCGGAGATGTCCCGTGATCGCATCAATCTGGCCGTCAAATTATCCTATGATGAGGGCAAGACTTGGGCTGTGAACAAGCGTCTGGAAGAGGGTTTCAGCGGTTACAGTGACCTCGCGATGGCGAAGGATGGAACCATCCTGTGCTTCTACGAACGAGGCTCCACGGATGAGAAAAGCAGCACCAAGACAGGCCGGTTGACGGTCGCCCGGTTCAATCTGGAATGGCTTTCAGACGGGAAAGACACCTTCAAAGGCAAGAAATAG